The proteins below are encoded in one region of Alistipes indistinctus YIT 12060:
- a CDS encoding DUF417 family protein, translating into MNANISRLYDNLLQLAASSQTLGINLIRVAILIVFVWIGGLKFQNYEAEGIVPFVANSPFMSFFYTQKAPEYKNYKLKEGEFDAAKHEWHVRNNTYGFSHGLGILIMAIGVLVFLGIFSARIGLAGAILAVIMTVGTLSFLVTTPEVWVPDLGSGEAGFPLLSGAGRLVVKDTVILAGALVALSDSARRILRKRNADGIQNR; encoded by the coding sequence ATGAATGCAAATATTTCCCGCCTGTACGACAACCTGCTGCAACTGGCAGCCTCCTCGCAAACCCTGGGCATCAACCTGATCCGTGTGGCGATCCTGATCGTCTTCGTCTGGATCGGCGGACTCAAGTTCCAAAATTACGAAGCCGAAGGAATTGTCCCGTTCGTCGCCAACAGTCCCTTCATGAGTTTTTTCTACACGCAAAAAGCACCCGAGTACAAAAACTACAAACTCAAAGAGGGGGAATTCGACGCCGCCAAACACGAATGGCACGTCCGGAACAACACCTACGGTTTTTCGCACGGGCTCGGCATCCTGATCATGGCGATCGGCGTGTTGGTCTTCCTGGGCATTTTCAGTGCGCGCATCGGCCTGGCAGGCGCGATCCTTGCTGTGATTATGACCGTCGGCACACTCTCGTTCCTCGTCACGACACCCGAAGTGTGGGTTCCCGACCTGGGCAGCGGCGAAGCGGGCTTCCCGTTGTTGTCGGGAGCCGGACGGCTCGTGGTCAAGGACACGGTTATCCTCGCCGGGGCACTCGTCGCTCTTTCGGATTCGGCCCGGCGCATCCTGCGGAAAAGGAACGCAGACGGGATACAAAACCGTTAA
- a CDS encoding AraC family transcriptional regulator, with protein MNYALHTRLKGAIVLTDAFHADPALGRDRSLYKFIWVRSGTLRLEIDHVETTLEAGEVVPLTPLHRIAVREVAGDYLTLLFNSNFYCIYGHDDEVSCNGLLFNGGPETVRLRPDAARTAALYEIADKLAGEYAIEDSLREEMLRILLKRFIITCTRLARERFAVAPGKEKAFDIVRQYYVLVDEHFREKKQVQEYADLLNRSPKTLSNLFAAYGLPSPLRVIHERTGAEAQRLLLYTSKSAKEIAALLGFEDTAAFSRFFKKTAGESITGYRRKNKHAAPTSQAR; from the coding sequence ATCAATTACGCACTACATACCCGGCTCAAAGGCGCAATCGTGCTGACCGACGCTTTCCATGCCGACCCGGCCCTCGGGCGGGACCGCAGCCTTTACAAATTCATCTGGGTGCGCAGCGGCACGCTGCGCCTGGAGATCGACCATGTAGAGACGACGCTCGAAGCCGGGGAAGTGGTTCCGCTCACACCGCTGCACCGCATCGCGGTACGCGAGGTCGCGGGCGACTACCTGACGCTGCTGTTCAACAGCAATTTCTATTGCATTTACGGCCACGACGACGAAGTATCCTGCAACGGGCTGCTTTTCAACGGCGGCCCGGAAACGGTACGGCTGCGGCCCGATGCGGCGCGAACGGCCGCACTGTACGAAATCGCAGACAAGCTGGCAGGCGAGTACGCGATCGAAGACAGCCTGCGCGAAGAGATGCTGCGCATCCTGCTCAAGCGCTTCATCATCACCTGCACCCGGCTGGCGCGGGAACGGTTCGCCGTAGCGCCCGGAAAGGAGAAGGCTTTCGACATCGTGCGGCAGTACTATGTGCTGGTGGACGAACATTTCCGCGAAAAGAAGCAGGTGCAGGAGTACGCCGACCTGCTAAACCGCTCCCCGAAAACGCTGTCCAACCTCTTCGCCGCCTACGGACTCCCCTCGCCGCTGCGGGTGATCCACGAACGGACCGGCGCCGAAGCCCAACGGCTGCTGCTCTACACCTCCAAAAGTGCAAAGGAGATCGCCGCGTTGCTCGGATTCGAGGATACCGCCGCATTCAGCCGTTTTTTCAAAAAGACAGCGGGCGAAAGCATCACCGGTTACCGCAGGAAGAACAAACATGCGGCACCCACATCCCAAGCCCGATAA
- a CDS encoding DNA-3-methyladenine glycosylase I, translating to MQDIINGRCGWCGTDRLYVEYHDREWGKLVTDDKTLFEFLVLESAQAGLSWITILRKREGYRKAFCDFDAGRVAQMTDEDVERLMQFDGIVKNRLKIRSTIANARLFLAVQKEFGSFYDYTLSFFPDGKPIVNTFKSLAEIPASSPESDAMSKDMKKRGFKFFGTTICYAHLQAAGFIDDHLADCICRKR from the coding sequence ATGCAGGATATAATAAACGGGCGCTGCGGTTGGTGCGGAACCGACCGGCTGTATGTGGAATACCATGACCGGGAGTGGGGAAAATTGGTGACCGACGACAAGACGCTGTTCGAGTTTCTTGTGCTGGAGAGCGCCCAGGCCGGGCTGAGTTGGATCACTATCCTCAGGAAGCGTGAGGGATACCGCAAAGCCTTTTGTGATTTCGATGCCGGGCGGGTGGCGCAAATGACCGACGAGGATGTCGAACGGTTGATGCAGTTCGATGGCATTGTGAAAAACCGCCTGAAAATCAGATCAACGATCGCGAATGCAAGGCTGTTCCTCGCCGTGCAGAAGGAGTTCGGTAGTTTTTATGACTACACGCTGTCGTTCTTTCCCGACGGAAAGCCGATTGTCAACACGTTTAAATCTTTGGCCGAGATTCCGGCATCGTCCCCCGAATCCGATGCGATGAGCAAGGATATGAAAAAACGGGGATTTAAATTCTTCGGAACTACGATTTGTTACGCCCACTTGCAGGCTGCGGGGTTTATCGACGATCATCTGGCGGACTGCATTTGCCGGAAAAGGTGA